TGCTCATGTTAATGCCTTCCTCGGCAAAAATATTAAGCACTTTGGCCAGCGCGCCAACCTTGTTGCTTACCTGGAAACACAGTGAAGCCTTATTAGCAGGTTTTTTTTCAATATTATCATGCTGGGTAAGGATCAGGAAGCGGGTAAAGTTTCTTTTGTTTGATTCGATACGGCGCTCCAGTACATCCAATCCGTAAAGCTGGGCAGCCAGCGCATTGGCTATTGCTACCGTATCTGTAAGCTGCTCATCCCTGATGCGTTTAGCGCAGGCGGCAGTATCGCTACTTTCAACAATTTTAAGGTGTGGGTACTCATCAAAAAAATCAACACATTGGCGCAGGGCTATGGGGTGCGAGGTTACGTATTTTACATCCTCAAACTTAACACCCGGCAAAGCCATCAGGTGCAGCTGGATAGGGAGGTAGATTTCGCCCACAACCGGGAAGCCATAATCAAGCAGCAGGGTGTAGTTAGGCAGGATGCTGCCGGCTATGCTGTTTTCGATGGCCATAAC
The sequence above is a segment of the Mucilaginibacter celer genome. Coding sequences within it:
- a CDS encoding prephenate dehydratase, producing the protein MKIERPKVAIQGIRASFHEEAAIRYFGEGVETIECNSFKQTFESLKKREADYVVMAIENSIAGSILPNYTLLLDYGFPVVGEIYLPIQLHLMALPGVKFEDVKYVTSHPIALRQCVDFFDEYPHLKIVESSDTAACAKRIRDEQLTDTVAIANALAAQLYGLDVLERRIESNKRNFTRFLILTQHDNIEKKPANKASLCFQVSNKVGALAKVLNIFAEEGINMSKIQSMPILGKRNEYNFYVDVEWEEQKQYDSSIRQILKYTHNFNILGEYERHDDEPSSPPKQHRAERSIRKYINIRRNA